In one Alnus glutinosa chromosome 12, dhAlnGlut1.1, whole genome shotgun sequence genomic region, the following are encoded:
- the LOC133852631 gene encoding zinc finger BED domain-containing protein RICESLEEPER 1-like, with amino-acid sequence MDDNSTGCHNTIGSSSASSAPSLLDSTMPPMLNDNVECVGVGVGSTGTIGSPNPSSALPHKPKKFDCHPRSRGTSSMLQHIRKSCKKYPGRLDKSRTKLSFEAKREGQGVVGEGTYGNLVFTKYNATKIRESTSQMIIVDELPFRFVEGEGLQNFMKTVEPRYSIPSRYTMMRDWVRLYMSKKEKLRAMFLTSDIRVCLTTDSWTSVQNLNYMCITAHFIDNNWNLHKRILNFCLLCNHKGETIGQKIESCMLEWGISSIFTITVDNDSSNDTALEYLRKRTAHRTGAILENQFMDVKCCAYILNLIVSDSLKEVDESIVKSAFDLLEEYDGNYVLSLTEEKNAKKGLGPSNYDDWDRIRTFLKFLKLFYDATLRLSRSLYVTSNMYWQEIRGIQMHIQSYCDSSDYVLSSMAERMMMKYNKYWGDLDKVNVFMFVDVILDPQTKLGSLEFWFKNILNEEQCTNMVKKLKHYLQKLYDHLDAGETSSQVEHGSVYVCPQGSSMIEETDNLSLHFMNKFHKYLILKSDVHNKLEIDRYLMEDVEKPNVNFDILNWWKVNSSKFLVLAKNSTYCVGHSHYYSCFRVGV; translated from the exons ATGGATGATAATTCAACTGGTTGTCATAATACTATTGGTTCTAGTTCTGCGTCATCTGCACCTAGTCTTTTGGACAGTACCATGCCTCCCATGTTGAATGATAATGTTGAATgtgttggggttggggttggatcTACAGGAACTATTGGCTCTCCAAATCCTAGTTCAGCTCTCCCACATAAACCTAAGAAATTTGA TTGTCACCCTAGAAGCCGCGGCACCTCATCCATGCTACAACATATCAGGAAAAGTTGCAAAAAATATCCTGGTAGGCTTGATAAGTCCCGAACAAAGTTGAGTTTTGAGGCTAAGAGGGAAGGACAAGGGGTAGTGGGCGAAGGGACATATGGTAATCTTGTTTTTACCAAGTATAATGCTacaaaaataagagaatcaaCTTCACAGATGATTATTGTGGATGAGTTACCATTTAGATTTGTGGAAGGTGAAGGGTTACAGAACTTCATGAAGACAGTGGAACCTAGGTATTCAATTCCTTCCCGTTATACTATGATGAGAGATTGGGTTAGGCTCTATATGTCTAAGAAGGAAAAATTGAGGGCAATGTTCTTGACATCCGATATTCgggtttgtcttaccactgatAGTTGGACTTCGGTACAGAACCTGAATTACATGTGCATCACTgctcattttattgataataaTTGGAACTTGCACAAAAgaattttgaacttttgtttACTTTGTAACCACAAAGGTGAGACCATTGGGCAAAAGATTGAGTCGTGTATGCTTGAGTGGGGTATTAGtagcattttcactatcacaGTTGACAATGATTCTTCTAATGATACTGCTTTGGAATACTTGAGGAAGAGAACGGCTCATAGGACTGGTGCCATATTGGAGAATCAATTTATGGATGTGAAGTGTTGTGCATATattttaaatcttattgtgTCTGATAGTTTGAAAGAAGTTGATGAGTCCATTGTGAAG AGTGCTTTTGATCTTTTGGAAGAGTATGATGGGAATTATGTTCTTTCGTTGACTGAGGAAAAGAATGCTAAAAAAGGTTTGGGACCTTCTAATTATGATGACTGGGATCGTATTAGGACTTTTCTCAAGTTTctcaaacttttttatgatgCCACATTGCGACTTTCACGGTCTTTGTATGTGACTTCTAATATGTATTGGCAAGAAATTCGTGGCATTCAAATGCATATACAATCGTATTGTGATAGTAGTGATTATGTATTGAGTTCTATGGCGGAGAGAATGATGatgaaatataataagtatTGGGGGGATTTAGATAAGGTTAATGTGTTTATGTTTGTTGATGTCATACTTGATCCACAAACCAAATTGGGGTCATTGGAATTTTGGTTCAAGAATATTCTTAATGAGGAGCAATGTACTAATATGGTGAAAAAATTGAAGCACTACCTTCAAAAATTATATGATCACCTCGATGCTGGAGAGACTTCATCTCAAGTTGAACATGGTAGTGTATATGTATGCCCTCAAGGTTCCTCAATGATAGAAGAAACCGATAACCTTTCACTTCACTTCATGAACAAGTTTCATAAGTacctaattttaaaaagtgatgttCATAACAAATTGGAGATAGATCGGTATTTGATGGAAGATGTTGAAAAACCAAATgtgaattttgatattttaaattggtggaaggtgaactCATCTAAATTCCTAGTACTTGCCAAAAATAGCACGTATTGTGTTGGCCATTCCCATTACTACAGTTGCTTCAGAGTCGGCGTTTAG